A portion of the Sphingobacterium spiritivorum genome contains these proteins:
- a CDS encoding family 20 glycosylhydrolase → MFRIILNTLLLFFLLPLTGLAQNKTLNIIPKPNRITYHVGSYTIPGQPILYVSPEFEEVAGLLAEHPAIKGYTIEKIKKVKKTPENGIRLITGLSTDQIGDNTYHIDIDNNGIVLKAKTPALMINAIYTLIQMAYLQDQPEIVPSVEIQDSPRFGYRGIMLDVSRHFMPFASLKKFVDVMAIYKFNRLHWHLTDGAGWRLEILKYPELTKKAAWRTHSSWKEWWNNGRQYVEQGTANASGGYYTQDQARELVAYAARKGITVIPEIEMPGHSEEVLAVFPQLSCSGKPYTQGELCIGNEETFTFLKNVLDEVIQIFPSTYIHIGGDEASKEHWKNCPKDQALMKKEGLKNEEELQSYAIRQMDQYLQSKGRKLLGWDEILEGGLSEGATVMSWRGEDGGIKAANAGHDVIMTPGGYLYFDSYQTDPRTQPEAIGGYLPIEKVYSYDPVPSTISGDKAKHVLGAQANLWAEYMPTYQHVEYMAFPRALALSEIVWSKKEDKNWEDFKARLQNHYKILQQLEVNYYRPSYNVGFDVQFNNKRYSNLISINTEQINPDIHYTIDGSVPTAQSTTYTQPIDLTIPTTLTAAMFIDSVRVGPVQSIEVDVHKAIGKTVIYQNSWDGYPAQKELTLTNGKKGGLSYGDGEWQGFTKDLDITVDFERREEIKSVAMNFMQVPGPGVYFPGEFTVLISDNGKTFREIGTVKNDVGTDDPKLKFKKFELKLPKSQAARFVRIKAPNSMKGYLFTDEVLIY, encoded by the coding sequence ATGTTTCGAATTATCCTTAATACACTTCTTTTATTCTTTTTATTGCCACTCACAGGTTTAGCTCAAAACAAAACGCTGAACATTATTCCCAAACCGAATCGAATTACATATCACGTAGGCAGCTATACTATTCCGGGTCAACCTATCTTATATGTATCTCCTGAATTTGAGGAAGTCGCAGGTTTATTAGCCGAACATCCCGCAATAAAAGGATATACCATAGAAAAAATCAAAAAAGTAAAGAAAACGCCTGAAAACGGCATCAGACTGATCACGGGACTTAGCACAGACCAGATCGGTGACAATACGTATCACATCGATATTGATAACAATGGAATTGTGCTGAAGGCTAAGACTCCTGCGCTGATGATAAATGCGATCTATACGCTGATACAAATGGCCTACCTGCAGGATCAACCTGAAATCGTGCCTTCGGTTGAAATCCAGGATAGCCCACGCTTTGGATACAGAGGAATAATGCTTGATGTTTCACGTCATTTTATGCCTTTTGCCTCATTAAAGAAATTTGTAGATGTCATGGCCATTTACAAATTTAACCGACTCCACTGGCATCTTACAGATGGTGCAGGCTGGAGATTAGAAATCCTTAAATATCCCGAATTGACAAAAAAAGCAGCCTGGCGTACACATTCCAGCTGGAAAGAATGGTGGAATAACGGACGTCAGTATGTGGAGCAAGGGACAGCAAATGCCAGCGGAGGATATTACACACAAGATCAGGCTCGTGAACTGGTCGCATATGCTGCCCGAAAAGGCATTACGGTTATTCCGGAAATAGAAATGCCGGGACACTCAGAAGAGGTTCTGGCTGTATTTCCACAACTTTCATGTTCCGGTAAGCCTTATACACAAGGAGAATTGTGTATAGGAAATGAGGAAACATTCACTTTCCTCAAAAATGTACTGGACGAAGTCATCCAGATATTTCCGTCCACCTATATACACATCGGTGGCGATGAGGCTTCTAAAGAGCACTGGAAAAATTGTCCGAAAGATCAGGCGCTCATGAAAAAAGAGGGACTGAAAAATGAGGAAGAACTTCAAAGCTATGCCATCAGACAGATGGATCAGTATCTGCAATCGAAAGGCCGCAAGCTTTTAGGATGGGACGAGATTTTGGAAGGAGGATTGAGCGAAGGAGCTACAGTGATGAGCTGGCGTGGAGAAGACGGAGGTATTAAAGCTGCAAATGCCGGTCATGATGTTATTATGACTCCGGGTGGCTACTTATATTTCGACAGCTATCAGACAGATCCGCGTACACAGCCGGAAGCGATCGGTGGTTATTTGCCAATAGAAAAAGTCTACTCTTATGATCCTGTACCATCAACCATCAGCGGCGATAAAGCAAAGCATGTATTAGGTGCGCAAGCCAATCTGTGGGCGGAGTACATGCCGACTTATCAGCATGTAGAATATATGGCATTTCCACGGGCATTAGCTCTTTCTGAAATTGTCTGGTCTAAAAAAGAGGATAAAAACTGGGAAGATTTCAAAGCCAGACTGCAAAACCATTATAAAATTCTGCAACAGCTGGAAGTGAACTACTATCGTCCGTCCTACAATGTCGGGTTTGATGTGCAGTTCAATAACAAAAGATACAGTAACCTGATCAGCATCAATACAGAACAGATCAATCCGGATATACATTATACAATCGACGGTTCAGTTCCTACAGCGCAATCGACAACCTATACGCAACCAATTGATCTTACCATACCGACGACACTCACGGCAGCTATGTTTATCGATTCTGTTCGTGTAGGTCCGGTACAAAGCATAGAAGTAGACGTGCACAAAGCTATAGGGAAAACAGTTATTTATCAAAATAGCTGGGACGGCTATCCGGCCCAAAAGGAGTTGACATTAACCAACGGTAAAAAAGGTGGATTAAGCTATGGGGACGGTGAGTGGCAGGGTTTTACCAAAGATCTGGACATTACAGTAGATTTTGAACGAAGAGAGGAAATTAAAAGCGTGGCCATGAATTTCATGCAGGTTCCGGGACCAGGTGTTTATTTCCCTGGAGAATTTACCGTACTTATCTCCGATAACGGAAAAACTTTCCGGGAAATCGGAACTGTAAAAAATGATGTGGGAACAGATGATCCGAAATTGAAATTTAAAAAATTTGAATTAAAATTACCCAAAAGCCAGGCTGCGAGATTTGTGCGTATAAAAGCCCCTAACAGTATGAAAGGCTATCTTTTTACAGACGAAGTACTTATATATTAA
- the carB gene encoding carbamoyl-phosphate synthase large subunit, whose translation MPRNTSIKSVLIIGSGPIVIGQACEFDYSGSQAALSLKEEGIEVSIINSNPATIMTDKVVADNVYLLPLTCESIEEVLQKHNIDAVLPTMGGQTALNLCIEASERGIWEKYDIKVIGVDVAAIEKTENREAFRQLMVDIGVGVATSKIANSFLEGKEAAQEIGYPLVIRPSYTLAGTGGGFVHKKEDFDAALNRGLHASPTHEVLVEQAVLGWKEFELELLRDTNDNVIIICTIENFDPMGIHTGDSITVAPAMTLSDRCYQDMRNQAIKMMRSIGNFAGGCNVQFSVNPENEEIIAIEINPRVSRSSALASKATGYPIAKIAAKLAIGYNLDELQNQITQTTSAYFEPTLDYVIVKVPRFNFDKFKGANKELGLQMKAVGEVMAIGRTFIEALQKAAQSLETNRAGLGADGRQSRNLEEIMDSLEHPSADRLFHIKDAFELGVPLESIRKATLIDKWFLVQIQELVQLEGELRRYQLNNIPKDFFMTLKQKGYSDIQISWLLGNVTEDEVYARRKELGINRVYKMVDTCAAEFPAQTPYYYSTFEEENESIISDKKKIVVLGSGPNRIGQGIEFDYSCVHGLLAAKESGYEAIMVNCNPETVSTDFNMADKLYFEPVFWEHVREIIELEKPEGVIVQLGGQTALKMAEKLEAIGVKIIGTSFQDMDLAEDRGRFSDLLKSLDIPYPKYGVAESAEEAIIVANQVGYPVLVRPSYVLGGQGMSIVINDEDLEKAVVNLLKNLPGNRVLIDHFLDRAEEAESDSICDGEEVHIIGMMEHIEPAGIHSGDSSAVLPPFSLSQNVQDKMEEYSKKLAKALNVKGLLNIQFAVKDENVFVIEANPRASRTVPFIAKAYDVPYINIATKVMLGVNKLKDFTITRKLEGYAIKEPVFSFSKFPEVDKQLGPEMKSTGEAIRFIKDLNDAYFRELYAKKSMFLSK comes from the coding sequence ATGCCAAGAAACACTTCCATCAAATCGGTTTTAATTATTGGATCAGGTCCTATCGTTATCGGTCAGGCTTGTGAGTTTGACTACTCCGGATCTCAAGCTGCTTTATCTTTGAAAGAAGAAGGTATTGAGGTTTCCATTATTAACTCCAATCCTGCTACGATCATGACAGACAAAGTCGTAGCAGACAATGTGTACTTGCTTCCTTTGACCTGCGAAAGCATCGAAGAAGTCCTTCAGAAACACAACATCGACGCTGTATTGCCTACTATGGGCGGACAGACAGCATTAAACCTATGTATCGAAGCTTCCGAGCGCGGTATCTGGGAAAAGTACGATATCAAAGTCATCGGTGTCGACGTTGCAGCAATTGAAAAAACTGAAAATCGTGAAGCTTTCCGTCAGTTGATGGTTGATATCGGTGTAGGTGTTGCCACATCCAAAATTGCAAACTCCTTCTTAGAAGGAAAAGAAGCAGCACAAGAAATTGGCTACCCGCTGGTTATCAGACCTTCTTATACACTTGCCGGTACCGGAGGTGGATTTGTTCACAAAAAAGAAGATTTTGATGCAGCCCTTAACAGAGGTCTTCATGCTTCTCCTACACACGAAGTACTGGTAGAACAAGCCGTATTAGGATGGAAAGAATTCGAATTAGAGTTACTTCGTGATACTAACGATAATGTAATCATTATCTGTACAATCGAAAACTTTGACCCGATGGGTATCCATACAGGAGACTCTATCACAGTAGCTCCGGCTATGACGCTGAGTGACCGTTGTTATCAGGACATGCGTAATCAGGCAATCAAAATGATGCGTTCCATTGGTAACTTCGCCGGAGGATGTAACGTACAGTTCTCTGTAAATCCTGAAAACGAAGAAATCATCGCGATTGAAATCAATCCTCGTGTATCCCGTTCTTCCGCTCTGGCATCTAAAGCTACAGGATATCCAATTGCTAAGATTGCAGCTAAACTGGCGATCGGATACAATCTGGATGAATTACAAAATCAAATTACACAAACAACTTCAGCGTACTTTGAACCGACATTAGATTATGTAATCGTCAAAGTACCTCGTTTCAACTTTGACAAATTCAAAGGAGCAAATAAAGAGCTTGGTCTGCAGATGAAAGCGGTAGGTGAAGTAATGGCAATAGGCCGTACCTTCATTGAAGCGCTTCAGAAAGCAGCACAGTCTCTGGAAACCAACCGTGCAGGACTTGGTGCAGATGGCAGACAAAGCCGTAATCTTGAAGAGATTATGGACAGTCTGGAGCACCCAAGCGCGGACAGGTTATTTCATATTAAAGATGCATTTGAATTAGGAGTACCTTTAGAGTCTATCCGCAAAGCAACGCTGATTGATAAATGGTTCCTTGTACAGATTCAGGAATTAGTACAGCTGGAAGGTGAGCTTCGCCGCTACCAGTTGAACAATATCCCTAAGGATTTCTTCATGACCCTGAAACAAAAAGGATATTCTGATATTCAGATCTCCTGGTTATTAGGAAATGTTACAGAAGATGAAGTATATGCCCGTCGTAAAGAACTAGGCATTAACAGAGTATATAAAATGGTAGATACCTGTGCTGCAGAATTTCCGGCACAGACACCATACTACTACTCTACTTTTGAAGAAGAAAACGAATCCATTATTTCAGACAAGAAAAAAATCGTTGTGTTAGGTTCAGGTCCTAACCGTATCGGTCAGGGTATAGAATTTGATTACTCTTGTGTACATGGATTATTAGCAGCTAAAGAATCTGGTTATGAAGCAATCATGGTTAATTGTAACCCTGAAACAGTTTCTACAGACTTCAATATGGCTGATAAATTATATTTCGAGCCTGTTTTCTGGGAACATGTGCGTGAAATCATTGAACTGGAAAAACCTGAAGGGGTAATCGTACAGTTGGGTGGTCAGACGGCATTGAAAATGGCAGAAAAATTAGAAGCTATTGGTGTTAAGATCATTGGAACTTCATTCCAGGATATGGATCTTGCAGAAGATCGTGGCCGTTTCTCAGACCTGTTAAAATCATTGGATATTCCTTACCCGAAATACGGAGTTGCGGAATCAGCAGAAGAAGCTATCATCGTAGCAAATCAGGTAGGTTATCCGGTACTTGTTCGTCCGTCTTATGTATTAGGAGGACAAGGAATGAGTATCGTTATCAATGATGAAGATCTTGAAAAAGCAGTCGTTAATCTGCTGAAAAACTTACCTGGTAACCGTGTATTGATTGACCACTTTCTGGATCGTGCCGAAGAAGCAGAATCAGATTCAATCTGTGACGGTGAAGAGGTACACATCATCGGTATGATGGAACACATCGAACCTGCCGGAATCCACTCAGGAGACTCTTCTGCAGTATTACCTCCATTCAGCTTATCCCAGAATGTACAGGATAAAATGGAAGAGTACTCTAAGAAATTAGCAAAGGCATTGAATGTAAAAGGTTTATTAAACATACAGTTTGCCGTAAAAGATGAAAATGTATTTGTTATCGAAGCTAACCCTCGCGCATCACGTACAGTACCTTTTATTGCGAAAGCTTACGATGTACCATATATCAATATTGCAACAAAAGTTATGCTGGGGGTAAACAAATTGAAAGACTTTACCATTACACGCAAGCTAGAAGGATATGCAATTAAAGAGCCGGTATTCTCTTTCTCCAAATTCCCGGAAGTAGATAAGCAATTAGGCCCTGAAATGAAGTCTACAGGTGAAGCAATACGCTTTATTAAAGACCTGAATGATGCCTACTTCAGAGAGCTTTATGCTAAAAAATCAATGTTCTTAAGTAAATAA
- a CDS encoding TlpA family protein disulfide reductase, which translates to MFLEGKLDSPHELQDAYTDYQMILKYYPAGKVKSEALGKTIVKVLDQAKDLPVVKPLMEEHIAKYADAATAKMLLEKYATMDKLSSGKMAPEFTLKSLEGKDVSLKDFRGKVVYIDFWASWCAPCRGEMKNGAPKLHSRFKDNKDVVFLYISLDSKIDAWKKAIDEDKIEGVHLLSQATSGVNTPIAKAFNISGIPRYVIIDKDGRVFDNDAPRPSEDITYDKITEALKIQ; encoded by the coding sequence TTGTTCTTAGAAGGGAAGCTGGACAGTCCGCACGAACTGCAGGATGCATATACAGATTACCAGATGATCCTTAAATATTATCCGGCAGGCAAAGTCAAAAGTGAAGCACTCGGCAAAACTATAGTGAAGGTGCTTGATCAGGCGAAAGACCTGCCGGTAGTAAAACCTCTTATGGAGGAACATATTGCTAAATATGCTGATGCCGCTACTGCAAAAATGCTTTTGGAGAAGTATGCGACAATGGATAAATTATCTTCCGGCAAAATGGCTCCGGAGTTTACTTTAAAAAGTCTGGAAGGCAAAGATGTATCCCTGAAGGATTTCAGAGGTAAGGTGGTGTATATTGATTTCTGGGCTAGCTGGTGTGCCCCGTGCAGAGGCGAGATGAAGAATGGTGCCCCTAAACTTCATTCACGGTTCAAGGACAATAAGGATGTAGTATTTCTGTATATAAGCCTCGATAGTAAAATCGATGCCTGGAAAAAAGCAATTGATGAAGATAAAATAGAAGGCGTTCATTTGCTTTCACAGGCTACTTCAGGAGTGAATACACCAATAGCTAAGGCATTTAATATTTCGGGTATTCCACGTTATGTGATTATTGATAAGGACGGTAGAGTATTTGACAATGATGCTCCAAGACCAAGTGAGGATATTACCTATGACAAAATAACGGAGGCGCTTAAAATTCAATAG
- a CDS encoding formylglycine-generating enzyme family protein, which produces MDKLSFENDAPHCIVGIPSRFSAVSDTAAEIISIRGADDAKMVKIEGGSYEMGSADFEDAKPVHKVNVKSFWMDEHEVTNAQFTKFVQATGYITVAERPLDPHDFPGVDPEMLKPGSAVFHAPKEVRGLNDPLQWWSYIVGANWKHPEGPESTIKGKENYPVVHIAYQDAEAYAKWAGKRLPTEAEWEYAAKTANYNNEKYYWGTEKTENGKWAANIYQGEFPIKDTGEDGYVGAAPVKSYPANTSGLYDMEGNVWEWCSDFYRPDYYKNSSESNPAGPSDSYDPQEPGAVKRVQRGGSFLCNDMYCERYKAGSRGKGEVNSPTNNVGFRLVKDID; this is translated from the coding sequence ATGGACAAGCTTTCTTTTGAGAATGATGCACCACATTGTATTGTAGGTATTCCCTCCAGATTCTCAGCTGTAAGTGATACAGCTGCTGAAATCATTAGTATACGAGGAGCCGATGATGCGAAAATGGTTAAAATAGAAGGAGGTAGCTATGAAATGGGATCAGCTGATTTTGAAGATGCAAAGCCTGTTCATAAGGTAAATGTTAAATCTTTCTGGATGGATGAGCATGAAGTCACGAATGCTCAGTTTACCAAATTTGTACAGGCTACCGGATACATAACAGTAGCGGAGCGACCGTTGGATCCCCATGATTTTCCAGGCGTGGATCCGGAAATGCTGAAGCCGGGCTCTGCTGTATTTCATGCTCCTAAAGAGGTTCGCGGGTTGAATGATCCTTTGCAATGGTGGTCTTATATTGTAGGTGCCAATTGGAAACATCCGGAAGGACCTGAAAGTACTATTAAGGGAAAGGAGAACTATCCCGTTGTACATATCGCATATCAGGATGCCGAGGCTTACGCCAAATGGGCAGGCAAACGTCTTCCAACGGAAGCGGAGTGGGAATATGCTGCAAAAACGGCTAATTATAACAATGAGAAATATTATTGGGGTACTGAAAAAACGGAAAATGGGAAGTGGGCCGCAAATATCTACCAGGGAGAGTTTCCCATAAAGGATACCGGTGAAGACGGCTATGTGGGAGCAGCTCCTGTAAAATCTTATCCGGCTAATACTTCAGGACTGTATGATATGGAGGGAAATGTCTGGGAATGGTGTTCTGATTTTTATCGTCCGGATTATTATAAAAACAGTTCGGAAAGTAATCCGGCCGGACCTTCGGATTCTTACGACCCTCAGGAACCCGGAGCTGTAAAACGTGTACAGCGTGGCGGTTCTTTTCTGTGTAACGATATGTATTGTGAGCGCTACAAAGCGGGTAGCAGAGGTAAGGGAGAGGTGAATAGCCCTACTAATAATGTAGGATTCAGATTAGTGAAAGATATAGATTAG
- a CDS encoding DUF1080 domain-containing protein — translation MKRKVFLYICTALLMAGGCSVKKTKENTDTSTQEWKSLFNGKDINDWNVKIHHHDYGVNYGHTFRVQDGAIQVRYDEYGDFNEQYGHLYYKTPYSYYHLKLEYRFVGELHPGAPDYTLRNSGVMFHSQDPATMPKEQDWPISVEMQFLGGLGDGNPRPTGNMCSPGTHVIYKGKIAASHCLNSTSKTYDGDQWVSAELIVLGDSLITHIIEGDTVLQYSKPQIGGGVANRYDPKIKIDGQLLKSGFIALQSEGQPVDFRNIRIKDLSAEYRH, via the coding sequence ATGAAAAGAAAAGTATTCCTTTATATATGTACTGCTTTGTTAATGGCCGGAGGTTGTTCCGTAAAGAAAACCAAAGAAAATACGGATACATCGACACAGGAATGGAAGTCCCTGTTCAATGGCAAAGATATCAATGACTGGAATGTCAAGATTCACCATCATGATTATGGAGTCAATTATGGTCATACCTTTCGCGTTCAGGATGGTGCTATCCAGGTCCGATACGATGAATATGGAGATTTTAATGAGCAATATGGCCACCTTTATTATAAGACGCCTTATTCCTATTATCATCTTAAACTGGAATACCGGTTTGTAGGAGAGCTTCATCCCGGAGCACCTGATTATACCTTACGTAATAGCGGCGTCATGTTTCATTCGCAGGATCCGGCGACCATGCCCAAAGAGCAGGATTGGCCAATCTCGGTGGAGATGCAGTTTCTGGGCGGGCTGGGAGATGGAAATCCCAGACCGACCGGTAATATGTGTTCACCCGGAACGCATGTTATATATAAAGGAAAGATCGCTGCTTCCCATTGTCTCAATTCTACTTCTAAGACCTATGACGGAGATCAGTGGGTGAGTGCGGAACTGATTGTACTTGGAGATTCGCTGATTACCCATATTATTGAGGGCGATACTGTCTTGCAGTATTCCAAACCACAGATCGGAGGTGGAGTTGCCAATCGTTATGATCCCAAGATCAAAATTGACGGTCAGTTGTTAAAGAGTGGATTTATTGCCCTTCAAAGCGAAGGACAGCCGGTAGATTTCAGAAATATCCGTATAAAGGACCTTTCTGCTGAGTACAGGCATTAA